A stretch of the Candidatus Zixiibacteriota bacterium genome encodes the following:
- a CDS encoding porin family protein, whose translation MPRTVKRLTACIAALIVFTVASSAAANSFKPGFHIGGSIATLESGQLRYDNLSALCFGLRANREISRFVDYQFELNFVRKGAETDIYTIVNKTEVASAEGSLKLDYLEIPLMLKAGPNLTSSFNPSVLAGLYLAWNLDKEISYDSDFSDPLEEIDVATSDFGLIVGAALDFTVKGREAGLEIRYSRGIKKPIDRSIGESVLNSVMSFVIYITP comes from the coding sequence ATGCCGCGGACCGTTAAAAGGCTGACTGCCTGTATCGCGGCGCTGATTGTCTTCACTGTAGCTTCATCGGCCGCCGCCAATTCGTTCAAGCCCGGCTTTCACATCGGCGGCTCGATAGCTACCCTGGAAAGTGGGCAGTTGAGATACGATAATCTCTCCGCCCTGTGTTTCGGGCTGCGCGCCAACCGCGAAATATCGAGGTTCGTTGACTATCAGTTCGAACTGAACTTTGTCAGAAAAGGCGCCGAGACAGATATCTACACCATAGTCAACAAAACCGAAGTGGCCTCGGCTGAAGGCTCGCTGAAACTGGACTATCTCGAAATCCCGTTGATGCTCAAGGCGGGGCCCAACCTGACATCATCGTTTAACCCATCGGTGCTCGCCGGACTATATCTCGCCTGGAACCTGGACAAAGAAATTTCATATGACAGTGATTTCTCCGATCCGCTCGAGGAGATCGATGTTGCCACGAGTGATTTTGGTCTTATTGTCGGCGCGGCTTTGGATTTCACTGTCAAAGGCAGAGAAGCAGGGTTGGAGATTCGCTACAGCCGGGGCATCAAAAAGCCTATCGACCGCTCTATCGGCGAAAGCGTACTCAACAGCGTTATGAGCTTTGTCATTTATATCACGCCGTAA
- a CDS encoding response regulator — MAKAILIVDDNPNMSTLLSEMLEVFDYESVRASDGNEALEELDKKSFSMVITDMRMPNMTGLELIEKVKQKYPKLPVVLISGYSVDSSEVSDDKIKPDGFLAKPFMMSDIEQLLNSLL; from the coding sequence ATGGCAAAAGCTATTCTTATAGTTGATGATAACCCCAATATGTCGACTCTGCTGTCGGAGATGCTCGAAGTTTTCGATTATGAGTCGGTGCGGGCTTCCGATGGCAATGAAGCGCTGGAGGAACTCGACAAAAAAAGCTTCTCTATGGTTATCACCGACATGCGTATGCCGAACATGACCGGACTGGAACTGATCGAGAAAGTCAAACAAAAATACCCCAAACTCCCGGTCGTGCTCATTTCGGGTTATTCGGTTGACAGCAGCGAAGTATCCGATGATAAAATCAAACCGGATGGTTTCTTGGCCAAGCCGTTCATGATGTCGGATATCGAGCAGCTTCTGAACTCACTGCTTTAG
- a CDS encoding zinc ribbon domain-containing protein, translated as MMQLNYRCPKCSNTGYETGEIRAAGGFWSKIFDVQGSKFSRVTCSRCRYTEFYMADTSMLGNIFDFFTN; from the coding sequence ATGATGCAGTTGAATTATAGATGTCCCAAATGTTCAAACACCGGCTACGAAACCGGTGAGATCCGGGCGGCGGGAGGTTTCTGGAGTAAGATTTTCGATGTTCAGGGGTCGAAATTCAGCCGGGTTACCTGCTCAAGATGCCGGTACACGGAATTCTACATGGCCGATACCAGCATGCTGGGCAACATATTCGACTTCTTCACGAATTAG
- a CDS encoding iron-sulfur cluster assembly scaffold protein, with the protein MYNDTVMDHFQNPRNTGEIPDADGVGKVGSAECGDIMIMYIKVKDNRLTDVKYKTFGCAAAIATGSIASEMLMGRTLEDAEKLTSEEIAKALFGLPEKKMHCSLLAPDAVKAAIADYRSKNKTR; encoded by the coding sequence ATGTACAACGATACGGTAATGGATCATTTTCAGAACCCGCGCAACACCGGTGAAATTCCCGACGCGGACGGCGTGGGTAAGGTGGGTAGCGCCGAGTGCGGCGATATCATGATTATGTATATCAAGGTGAAGGACAACCGTTTGACGGACGTGAAGTACAAAACGTTCGGATGTGCCGCCGCTATTGCCACCGGCTCGATTGCCTCCGAGATGCTCATGGGGAGAACTCTCGAAGATGCGGAAAAGCTCACCAGCGAGGAAATCGCCAAAGCTCTCTTTGGCCTTCCTGAGAAGAAAATGCATTGTTCGCTTCTGGCCCCGGATGCCGTCAAGGCGGCTATCGCCGACTACCGGTCAAAGAACAAGACCCGGTAG
- a CDS encoding adenosine-specific kinase has translation MMDPTFRTKIVKVNIPSDCNVIFGQSHFIKTVEDLYEALITASPSLKFGIAFCEASQKRLIRTDGNDAELTKLATAAAFDVGCGHCFFVYLRDGYPINVLGRVKGVDEVCHIFCSTANPLEVIVIETRMGRGVMGVVDGEPPLGIETDEDKEERREFLRRIGYKR, from the coding sequence ATGATGGATCCGACCTTCAGAACTAAAATCGTTAAAGTCAATATCCCATCAGACTGCAACGTGATCTTCGGCCAGTCGCACTTCATCAAAACAGTCGAAGACCTCTATGAAGCTCTTATAACCGCCTCACCGTCGCTCAAGTTCGGCATAGCCTTTTGCGAAGCCTCGCAGAAACGGCTGATACGCACGGATGGCAACGACGCTGAGCTGACAAAGCTCGCCACCGCGGCGGCTTTCGATGTCGGCTGCGGTCACTGCTTTTTCGTGTATCTGAGAGACGGTTACCCGATTAACGTGCTCGGACGGGTAAAAGGGGTCGACGAGGTGTGCCATATCTTCTGCTCAACCGCCAACCCCCTTGAAGTTATAGTAATTGAGACCAGAATGGGAAGAGGCGTGATGGGTGTGGTCGATGGAGAACCGCCCCTCGGCATTGAAACCGATGAAGACAAAGAAGAACGCCGGGAATTTTTGCGCCGAATCGGCTATAAGCGATAA
- a CDS encoding porin family protein, with product MIRKAVILSVFFLAGALMVPSARAGEAWEFGLKVGVSYFSMGGESAGLTDYKAGFCAGGLVARKISRTFTLQAEAQYVMKGGEKRIIEGSYKEKYTLTYLEFPLLAKVVFPPSKDKPETPSYRSVGNEGFTPGFYAGPVIGFNLSATRTYSEFQLTEDISGVKNLDYGLAIGGGFDSALPKGKMLFDLRYTFGLRKILDLDSDADPDILNRGVTIMVGYVF from the coding sequence GTGATACGCAAAGCAGTTATTCTGTCCGTGTTTTTTCTGGCAGGCGCGCTGATGGTGCCTTCTGCCCGTGCCGGTGAAGCATGGGAATTCGGCCTAAAGGTCGGCGTGAGCTACTTCTCCATGGGCGGGGAAAGCGCCGGACTCACAGATTACAAAGCCGGTTTCTGCGCAGGGGGGCTCGTCGCGCGCAAAATTAGCAGGACCTTTACCCTGCAGGCTGAAGCACAGTACGTCATGAAGGGTGGCGAAAAGAGAATCATTGAAGGCTCCTATAAAGAGAAATACACCCTGACATATCTGGAATTCCCGCTGCTGGCCAAAGTCGTCTTCCCGCCCTCAAAGGACAAGCCGGAAACACCCAGCTATCGTTCGGTCGGCAACGAGGGATTCACGCCCGGCTTTTATGCCGGCCCGGTCATCGGCTTCAACCTCAGCGCCACACGTACCTACTCAGAATTCCAATTGACCGAAGACATATCTGGGGTTAAGAACCTTGACTACGGGCTGGCTATAGGAGGGGGTTTCGATTCGGCGCTACCCAAAGGCAAAATGCTGTTTGATCTGAGGTACACCTTCGGCTTGCGTAAGATACTCGATCTCGATTCCGACGCGGACCCGGATATTCTGAATAGGGGCGTGACAATCATGGTGGGTTATGTCTTCTGA
- a CDS encoding peptidylprolyl isomerase, protein MEKYLANPYATVVTNRGEFDLELYFDIAPLSVINFIDLAKQDYYDGIVFHRVIPNFVAQAGDPEATGWGGPGYVIRCEYSSEPFKRGTMGMATSGKDTGGSQFFITHTPLPHLDGRYTVMGQVLSGMDVVDQIIKGDTIKNVLIYEGKLQ, encoded by the coding sequence ATCGAAAAGTATCTGGCCAATCCGTATGCTACCGTCGTCACCAATCGCGGCGAATTCGACCTCGAACTCTATTTCGATATTGCCCCCCTCTCGGTCATCAATTTCATCGACCTCGCCAAGCAGGATTACTACGATGGTATCGTATTCCACCGGGTAATTCCCAATTTCGTCGCGCAGGCCGGTGACCCCGAAGCAACCGGGTGGGGCGGTCCGGGTTATGTCATCCGTTGTGAGTACTCCAGTGAACCTTTTAAGCGAGGCACCATGGGTATGGCTACCAGCGGCAAGGATACGGGCGGATCGCAATTTTTCATAACCCACACACCTCTGCCGCACCTCGATGGACGCTACACCGTCATGGGGCAGGTCCTCTCCGGAATGGACGTAGTCGATCAAATCATCAAGGGGGATACGATCAAGAACGTCTTGATTTATGAAGGCAAATTACAATGA
- a CDS encoding YbbC/YhhH family protein — translation MRQYRFDKGRIFVIFAVLALVSVIACLQTSCSSEEVATYGPKDGIVPDSLTAVRIAEAIWSARYGRVILDRRPFKAQLKQDDVWFVQGTLREGYLGGVPVAEIRKEDGCVLRIGHGL, via the coding sequence ATGCGGCAATATCGTTTTGACAAAGGGAGAATATTCGTAATTTTCGCCGTTCTGGCGTTGGTTTCGGTAATCGCCTGTTTACAAACATCATGTTCATCCGAAGAGGTGGCCACCTATGGACCGAAGGATGGAATAGTGCCTGATTCCTTAACGGCGGTGAGAATTGCGGAGGCGATCTGGTCTGCTCGCTACGGAAGAGTGATTCTCGATCGAAGACCTTTTAAGGCGCAGCTTAAACAGGATGACGTTTGGTTTGTGCAAGGTACTCTTCGAGAGGGCTACTTGGGAGGTGTCCCTGTGGCAGAGATTCGAAAAGAGGACGGATGTGTGCTTCGGATCGGTCACGGGCTGTGA
- a CDS encoding transposase, producing MVVRKRLAITGRALAFLTTTAYQWTPIFGEGIVAKVVVNKLREATEHFRVSVVGYVLMPSHLHMLLGFPKIAGLSRFMQSFKILSSKAVKIDVPQDHLAPFMTTSGFRLWKPRFDDLIVTSDRQFRIKLEYIHNNPVRAGLVTRAEEWRFSSASDWLLGKTGPLPVDKRCEWLIRGGR from the coding sequence ATGGTCGTCCGTAAGAGACTTGCTATCACCGGACGAGCCCTTGCATTCCTAACCACTACTGCTTACCAATGGACACCGATTTTCGGGGAGGGCATCGTCGCAAAAGTTGTCGTTAATAAACTGCGTGAAGCAACCGAGCACTTTAGGGTCTCCGTGGTGGGATATGTTCTTATGCCGAGCCACCTTCATATGTTGTTGGGGTTTCCCAAAATTGCCGGATTGTCGAGATTCATGCAAAGTTTTAAGATATTGAGTTCAAAGGCAGTTAAGATTGACGTCCCGCAGGATCATCTGGCCCCTTTCATGACCACGTCAGGGTTCCGACTTTGGAAACCGCGTTTCGACGACCTGATCGTGACTTCCGATAGACAATTCAGGATAAAGCTCGAATACATTCATAACAATCCGGTGAGAGCGGGCTTAGTGACGCGGGCAGAGGAGTGGCGATTCTCAAGTGCATCGGACTGGCTGCTGGGCAAGACCGGTCCGCTGCCTGTGGACAAACGGTGCGAATGGTTGATACGCGGGGGCAGATGA
- the hflX gene encoding GTPase HflX produces MAIEYGKTEVEKAILIGLARTSLGRSAVEDSLDELAQLTFSANAIVIGRRIQTKPHPDPALYVGSGFVRELKQQLAEAGGNCVIFDDTLSPAQQRNLETELECKVIDRPILILDIFATRARTAAARLQVELAQLEYTLPRLTGAWVHFSRQYGGIGAKGPGETQLEIDRRQVRTKIAHLKQRLQKLDRQRSTQRKRRQDLFKVALVGYTNAGKSTLFNLLTKADVRTEDMLFTTLDSTTRVMSSGYPCHVVFSDTVGFIKKLPHELVESFKSTLEEVSLADLLLLVVDCSEANFEQRIEHTRQVLAEIGADNIPYLLIYNKIDVAGDFVARPENHHKAFMISAREHLGIAAIQAEILANSAQFIKKRSVFS; encoded by the coding sequence ATGGCAATTGAATACGGTAAAACCGAAGTCGAAAAAGCGATTCTTATTGGTTTGGCCCGCACTTCACTTGGGCGTTCGGCAGTCGAGGATTCTCTCGATGAACTGGCGCAGTTGACTTTCTCAGCCAACGCCATTGTGATTGGCCGCCGGATTCAGACCAAGCCTCATCCCGACCCGGCCTTATATGTCGGCAGCGGTTTCGTGCGAGAACTCAAGCAGCAGCTCGCCGAGGCCGGCGGCAATTGCGTCATATTCGATGATACTCTCAGCCCTGCCCAACAACGCAATCTTGAAACCGAGCTCGAGTGCAAGGTAATTGACCGTCCAATTCTGATACTTGATATTTTCGCCACGCGCGCCCGCACCGCGGCCGCTCGTCTTCAGGTGGAACTCGCTCAACTCGAGTACACGCTTCCCCGCCTGACCGGCGCCTGGGTCCACTTCTCGCGTCAATACGGCGGAATCGGGGCCAAGGGGCCGGGGGAGACCCAGCTTGAAATCGACCGCCGGCAGGTGCGAACGAAGATTGCCCATCTTAAGCAGCGACTTCAAAAGCTCGACCGTCAGCGTTCCACCCAACGCAAGAGACGACAGGACCTTTTCAAGGTTGCCCTGGTGGGATACACCAACGCCGGGAAATCAACCCTGTTTAACCTGCTGACCAAAGCCGATGTCCGTACCGAGGATATGCTTTTTACCACCCTGGATTCCACCACCCGCGTGATGTCGTCGGGATATCCCTGCCATGTAGTGTTTTCTGATACGGTCGGGTTTATCAAAAAACTCCCCCATGAACTGGTAGAATCGTTCAAGTCGACTCTTGAGGAAGTCAGCCTGGCCGATCTGCTGCTTCTGGTAGTCGACTGCTCCGAGGCGAATTTCGAGCAGAGAATCGAGCACACCCGCCAGGTTTTGGCCGAGATAGGGGCCGACAATATACCATATCTGTTGATATACAATAAGATAGATGTCGCCGGCGATTTCGTGGCACGGCCCGAAAACCATCACAAAGCCTTCATGATTTCCGCCCGTGAGCACCTGGGAATAGCCGCCATTCAGGCCGAAATTCTGGCCAACTCGGCCCAGTTCATCAAGAAGCGCAGCGTTTTTTCGTAA
- a CDS encoding AAA family ATPase: protein MPIKIVITGAPASGKSKFIERLKIDPRFADFVFLKELARQLLQEDPTYRQRWSEFHREIYRRQVAREDQLAGNSFITDRGTADAFAFHPETDADMGTTIENEYNRYNGVIQLESTASLGEPYFQHDDIRNESIEDVLFIEKATTNVWNRHPNYHLIRADIDMEMKYRIFVQTLVDLIRRL, encoded by the coding sequence ATGCCCATCAAAATCGTCATAACCGGCGCGCCGGCATCAGGAAAATCAAAATTCATCGAGCGCCTCAAAATCGACCCCCGTTTCGCGGACTTCGTCTTCCTGAAAGAGCTGGCCCGGCAACTTCTACAGGAAGACCCCACCTACCGTCAACGATGGAGCGAGTTCCACCGCGAAATCTACCGTCGCCAGGTGGCGCGCGAAGACCAGTTGGCCGGCAATTCGTTCATCACCGACCGGGGCACCGCCGATGCCTTCGCCTTCCACCCGGAAACCGACGCCGACATGGGCACGACAATCGAAAATGAATACAATCGCTACAACGGGGTAATACAACTCGAAAGCACCGCATCGCTGGGTGAGCCGTACTTTCAGCACGACGATATCAGAAACGAATCAATCGAGGATGTCCTGTTCATTGAAAAGGCAACCACAAATGTCTGGAATAGGCATCCAAATTATCACCTGATAAGGGCCGATATCGACATGGAAATGAAGTATCGAATTTTCGTCCAAACATTGGTTGACCTGATTCGTCGGCTATAA